The following proteins are co-located in the Vigna unguiculata cultivar IT97K-499-35 chromosome 9, ASM411807v1, whole genome shotgun sequence genome:
- the LOC114195971 gene encoding uncharacterized protein LOC114195971, whose product MAIDTRDKKQPALWWESYGVEGKELQNLAMRILSLTCSATGCERNWSIFDQVHTKRRNRLEQQRLNALVFVKYNLQLEMRQKVREEKGDTYDPICLSDIESDDEWITEKEDPCLPNDVSWMDIHESFTLEEGAPSKKRKRGPRNLNIKGKSTTPANDDGIERMVEEVEEEDEEDEDVLPQNVILDEVDDLSDIDLGDDE is encoded by the exons ATGGCAATTGACACTAGGGATAAGAAGCAACCtg CTCTTTGGTGGGAAAGTTATGGTGTTGAAGGTAAAGAGTTGCAAAATCTAGCAATGAGAATTTTAAGTCTCACGTGTAGTGCTACTGGTTGTGAAAGAAACTGGAGCATATTTGATCAAGTCCATACCAAAAGAAGAAACCGCTTGGAACAACAAAGATTAAATGCTCTTGTCTTTGTTAAATATAATCTTCAACTTGAAATGAGAcaaaaggttagagaagagaaagGAGATACTTATGATCCTATATGTCTATCTGATATTGAATCAGATGATGAGTGGATTACTGAAAAAGAGGATCCTTGTCTACCAAACGATGTTTCATGGATGGATATACATGAATCTTTTACTCTTGAAGAGGGAGCTCCAAGCAAGAAAAGGAAGAGGGGTCCAAGAAACTTAAACATAAAGGGAAAATCTACTACACCAGCAAATGATGATGGAATTGAAAGGATGGTTGAAGAAGTTGAGGAAgaggatgaagaagatgaagatgtgTTGCCACAGAATGTTATATTAGATGAAGTAGATGATCTAAGTGACATTGATCTTGGAGATGAtgaatga